One part of the Armatimonadota bacterium genome encodes these proteins:
- a CDS encoding LysM domain-containing protein has protein sequence MNTPILTTTLPDGRQVNYVDRRFISGPEKFSAIGYYVVEQGDRPDLLANDVYGDPELFWQLADANTVVFPTELTEVVGSRVRITLPEGVETAEDSDA, from the coding sequence CTGAACACGCCGATCCTCACGACGACGTTGCCCGATGGTCGGCAGGTGAACTACGTGGACCGACGGTTCATTTCTGGGCCCGAAAAGTTCTCGGCCATCGGCTATTACGTCGTGGAACAGGGCGACCGGCCCGATCTGCTGGCCAACGACGTGTACGGCGATCCCGAATTGTTCTGGCAACTCGCCGATGCGAACACGGTCGTATTCCCAACCGAACTGACCGAAGTTGTGGGCTCACGCGTGCGCATCACCCTGCCCGAAGGGGTCGAAACGGCGGAGGACTCGGATGCTTAA